AATAATGATTAAAGtcaaaaatagaatataatataatattataatcgTTGCAGAAAACGTGATACTACTTTTTcctaaaaataatgataatgatttgtgcctattttaaaatattttaagttaagAAAAGAGAATCATTTACCTTGGCTCTGGCGTTGACTGTCTGCATTCGCTTGCGCTGCTTGCCATGATGCTTTACAAAGAGTCGCTTATCCTGCTTGGCCGAGTTGTGACTGGCGAGAAAGGCGGCAATCAGTAGATATTTTCCATAGTAGGGCAGTTCTAATGACTGCGCTAACTTTCGTACACTTTGATCCTCCATGACGGTCTCACCCAGCAGCGGCTTCTCAATGCGCATATAGATCTGTGTGAGGGCCGCACGCAATGGACCAGCTATGTGTCGCCAGAGACGCGACACATCCGTGCACTCCACGCTGCCATCGAGAACCGGTTCCATGTAGATGCCAAAACACTTGCGTGCCGTCAGACGTAATTCAGGCACATCACGGCAAGCCTTGTAGAAGACGCTAAGAAACAGATTCagataattattataaaaatctgGCGTCATGGCTGCCTCACAAATGTCcagtcgttgctgctgctgttgctcctgtgATTGTTGCTGTAGCAGTTGCTGACGCACTTGATCAAAGTCGGTGCTGAGAATGCGCAACGTTTCCGCCTTGTTATATTGGCCCAAGTGAAGCGTGATAATCTCACTTAGTCCCGTCTTGTTGTAATACTTCTCAAAGGGCAGCTGGGAGAGcagtagcacacacacattcagacTGGTTATCTGCTGTAGTCGCATCAACACGGGAAGCACATTCGCGTCCATGTCCCGCAATCTTTCCGCATTGTCGATGGCAATAAGAAAGCCATGCGTTTCTGCCGTGTGTAAACAACGCAATTGTTCCACAAATTCCAGCATATTGTCGGCCGGCGACTGTTGCACCGCCAACGAATCCAGCACATTCTCTATCATGATCTTGGTCGTATAACATTCTATGGCATTTAGTTGTGCAATGCGTactttttgctgcttctgGCATTGTTTCAGGAAGCTGTTAATTAATGTTGTTTTGCCTGTCCCACTGTGGCCGAAAACATAGATTACAGGTGGATAGGCCTCTTCACAGTCGCCAATAAGTTCGCCCAAAGTCGTTATAGCTATTTCCCGACACGGAAATTGCGGCTCCAACGCTGCACAGATTTGCtccatttgtttatgtttggcAACAAGAAAACGACTGTAGCAGCTGGAAGTATTGCGCGGCAAAATCAGGGGTTGCACTGTATAAGAAACAAACGAACCGGCACGCTATCGATTATTTGAAGGGATACACGAAAAAAAACCTATCGAGCCGGTGTCGCTTAGTGACTTGCACAACACTGCTCGCTGACCCAAAGACGCGGTTTGCAGCTACACAACACAGGCTGGCTTCTCCACCAAAGGTGATTAATTTCTGCATTTTACATGTTTGCTGAAACGCTTGAAAAAATTCTggtgttttactttttgtgaATTGACGCAGGTAAAGCGGAACAACGACGTTCAACTCTAGCTTAATCGTGTAGACGGCCCAGAGTCCGCGATTAAAACTAGCCAACAACTCATCAAACAAAACGACGCCTCCTcgaaaaaacaacacaaaaacaacgcCCAATTGTTCAACGTGTGTGGTTAAAAGTTGTGCAGCATTTAGTTAATACCTTTTAACCCAATTTTGCGCTATGGCCGAAAAGTATACCTTTGGTACCTCGCTGGCTTCCATAACGTGCCACGCCTGGAACAAGGATCGCACGCGTGAGTAACAAATGACctcttttatatttgtttgctaATCGAGTGACTCATTTTTGGTTGACTCAGAAATCGCTTTATCACCGAATAACCATGAGATTCATATCTATCGTCGCGACGGTAGTAGCTGGAAACTGACCGATGTGCTGAATCAACACGACTTGCGTGTCATGGGCATCGATTGGGCCAAGAACACCAATCGCATCGTTAGCTGTGCCGCCGATCGCAATGCGTATGTTTGGACCCAAGGCGACGATGGCAAATGGAAGCCAACGCTTGTCCTGTTGCGCATCAATCGCGCCGCCACCTGCGTTAAGTGGTCACCGGCTGAGAATAAGTTTGCCGTCGGCTCGGGCGCTCGCCTAATATCGGTCTGCTACTTTGAATCCGAGAACGATTGGTGGGTCTCCAAGCACATTAAGAAGCCCATACGCTCCACGGTAACTTCGCTGGACTGGCATCCCAATAATGTGCTGCTCGTGGCTGGCTCCACGGACTATAAGGTGCGGGTGTTCTCTGCCTTCATCAAGGACATTGAGGAACCACCATCACCTACGCCATGGGGCAATCGCAAGCCCCTGGGCCAGTTGATGGCCGAGTTTAGGAACTCGCTCACATCTGGCGGCGGCTGGATTAACAATGTGAGCTTTTCCAGCGACGGCAACAAAGTGTGCTGGGTGGGCCACGACAGCTGTGTAAGCATTGCCGACGCCACCAATGGCAACGCTGTTATACGCTGCCGCACCGGCTATTTACCCTTCCTCTCCTGCGAATGGGTGTCGCCCACCTCAGTGGTCGTCGCCGGTTACAGTTGTGTTCCACTGCTGTACAGTTTGACTTCGGACAATAAGCTGGTGTTGAGTGGCAAACTGGACAAGTCACAGAAACGAGAGGCTAGTGGCATAACAGCTATGAGCATCTTTCAATCGATGGATCGCAATATGCGAACGGAGAATACGGACACAGCTGTGGATTCTATACATCAGAATGCCATTACGAGCATGAGACTGTATGCTGGTGAGAAGGACAGTGCCAGCAAGGTGTCCACGTCAGGTGTCGATGGTCAGCTGGTTATTTGGAATGTGGAACAGGGCGGCATCAATGGCGGCATGAGAAATctgcaaatttaaatgtaactTCTGTTGTGTGTCTCGCTTGTTGGATCCGCTTGTTGTGTCAGCCGGCAAATTcttgttatttgtttaaaacaaaactttgtgAGTTGCAGGCCTGGCAGGAGTGGGGGATGCACAgtatttttgccaaattgtttTCGAAAATCGCTCTTAAACCAATTGTGTATCGCGTATGAaagctttttatatatattaattttttattcaaataactAAGGAGATTATGTTCTATCTTCCCCCCATTTCATCACAAAagtctgtgtatgtgtttttaataTGTCTAATCAATTGCAACAAgtgaaactattttatttgatgAATCTGAATTATCTTTTTGGGGTTTGTTTTGGGGGACTAGTTTAAAAATCAGTTGATCGCTAATCGATGCGAGCACGAGCATCGATATCAATACTTGCATCGATTAATgatgtaattaatttgtacTTGTACTCATTTATCGATAGTTATGGCTAGCTCGATAAATGTTTACTTTTTGCTGCGCGCTGAGttttgtgtgtaaatattttaaaattatgactGAAATTGCTGACTAACAATGCGTCTGTTACGCTGTTATGCTACTAAAGTTGGCCGCGACCATTATGCTAGCAGCAGCACTAAAGTGTTTCGCAAATTGcccagcaaaaacaacaaaccaaaaccaaagccCAAACATGCGCAACAAGCTGATGAGGAATATGCCGAAAATCTAGTAAAAGTGCAGATGATATCGCAGAATTTACATAGACAAATCTTTCCCCAGGCATTGCGACAATACAGCGATGTGCAGAAGGCAGCTGCCAATCTGTACAATGCGGAACTAAAGCGACACGGCATTGATGTAGCAAGCACATCGTGCATGCCGGATGTGCAGCTAAAGCTGCCGCAATTGCGCGGTCCGAACATTGAGCAGCACTTCCATGCTATTGCCAAGGAACAAGTGCAGCCCTACGAGGCGCTGCTGCATCCACTTGTGGCCTGCAATGAACTGCCCGCGAAACCCAAGCGTTGGGCCTTCTATGCCGGCTGGACAGCATACGATCCAACGGATGGGAGCGCGACTCCAGTGCAGAAACCGTTGGAGCACGGCCTTGTGTTCGATGtggaagtgtgtgtgcgtgagggCAGCACCCCAGTACTAGCCACAGCTGTCAGTACCAAACGATGGTATTGTTGGGTAAGTCCCAGACTAACGAAGCATCGGCTAAATGTACAATCCATGGATCCCATCGATGTGGATCATAACAACGAACGACCGCATTACAGTTTAGACGAACTCATTTCCCTGGGGCGCGATGAGCCGTCTCTGATTGTGGGTCACAATGTCTCATACGATAGAGCACGATTGCGGGAGCAGTATTTGATTGAGGATACGGGCACACGCTTTGTGGATACCATGTCGCTGCATATGTGCGTCAGCGGCGTCACTAGCTATCAGCGTGCCATGCTCAAGTCGAAAAAGGAGCCGGCTGTGGAGGATCTCGAATGGTTGGAGCAGAGTTCGCTCAACAGTTTGGTAGATGTGCATCGTTTGTATTGCGGTGGCGACGAATTGTCCAAGGAACCGCGCAACATCTTTGTGGAGGGCTCGCTGGATCAGGTGCGCCAGCACTTCCAGTCGTTGGTTAATTACTGCGCTGGTGACGTAGAGGCAACACATCGAGTGTTGCGCGTGCTTTATCCACTCTACGCCGAACGCTTTCCACATCCTGTTACTTTGGCGGGCATGCTAGAAATGGGTTCCGCCTATCTGCCCGTAAACTCCAACTGGGAGCGCTATATCCGTGATGCACAGCTGACCTATGAGGATCTCAGTATTGAGGCCAAATATCACTTGGGTCGTCGAGCAGAAGAAGCTTGTGCCTTACTCCATGATGAGGAATATCGTCAGCATCTTTGGCTGTGGGATGAGGACTGGAGCATACAGACGCTCAAACTAAAGCAGCCGCCCAAGCGTAAGCCATTACCCAGCGTGGAGTTGCAGCATCGTGATCTCAGCACAAACCAACGGCAGCTGCAACAGAAGTTTCAACATCTCTACGATCAACGCGCCTTGTTGCCAGCGCGTCGTCCCTTGTTGCCCGGCTATCCGCAATGGTATCGCAAATTATGTCGCAAGCCTCCCTCAGTTTACAGCGAGGATGAGCCGCTGGCTAATGAGGAGGAAGAGCTTTGGACGCCGGGTGCCAGTGAAATTAGTACTGGCATGCAGATTGCTCCTAAATTATTGTCGCTTTGCTGGGAGGGCTATCCCCTCCACTACAAGCGGGAGCATGGCTGGGGATTTCTGGTACCATTTCGAAGTGATTCAATCTCCGCGCACACTAAACTGCCCATGGATCAGCTGCTTGAGCGCTGTGCCATCCCAGAATTTGCTCGGCAATTTGCTTCGGAGGAACACAGCGAACTGGCCATGGATATGCTGCCCCAACAAATAGATGAGCAGCTGGGCAAGCGACAACACTACAAAAAAATCTCGCAACGTCAGCAACGGCTTGAGGAAAACTACAAAGGTAAGTCGAGATTAGGGACATCTTCAActttataaagtaaatactATTCATTTTCAGGCTCCGGAGTCTGGTGTAACCAGGTGCTAGACGACATCTGCTTTTTCCTCAAGCTTCCCCACAAGAACGGACCGTCGTTTCGGGTGGGCAATCCGCTGTCTAAGGATTTTCTCAACAAGTTCTCGGAGCACGCGTTGAGTAGTGGAGATCCCACTTGCCAGGGGGCGTCGCGGGTCATTGAGATTGCTCGCATGATGTCCTACTGGCGCAATAATCGTGATCGTATTCTTAATCAAATGGTTGTTTGGCTGCAGCCAGAGGAGCTGCCTACGGCACTGGCTTCGCATGCTCAGCGCATTGCCTATGGCGCCATTTGTCCGCAGGTTGTTGTGGCTGGCACCTTGACGCGTCGCGCTATGGAATCCACCTGGATGACAGCGTCCAATTCACGCGCTAATCGCATTGGCTCCGAGTTGCGAGCCATGGTTCAAGCCCCGCCAGGTTATAAGCTCGTCGGTGCAGACGTGGACTCTCAAGAGCTATGGATAGCCTCAGTGCTGGGTGATTCCTATGCGCATGGCGAGCATGGTGCCACGCCTTTGGGTTGGATGACCCTCAGCGGCAGCAAGGCCAATGGCAGCGACATGCATTCCATCACCGCCAAAGTGGTGGGTATCTCTCGTGATCAGGCTAAGGTGATAAACTATGCACGCATCTATGGAGCTGGACAACAATTTGCCGAGACGCTGCTGCAACAATTCAATCCCTCGCTAAGCGCCAGTGAAGCCAAGGCCAAGGCTATGAAGATGTTTGCGGCCACAAAGGGCAAACGTGTCTATCGGCTGCGAGAAGAGTTCCACGACGAACTGGATGACAGAGCGTATGCATTCATAAACCCCAATATTATTCACAGATTAATCACTGTATTGTTccaacagctacagcagctATGAGGCCAATCGCCTGGCAATGCAACGTCAACGTTCCATTGGCGAGGTGTTTCATCGTCCAAACTGGCAGGGTGGCACGGAGAGTGCCATGTTCAATCGGCTGGAGGAGATTGCCACACGTAAGCAGCCCGAGACGCCGTTTCTCGGCTGTCGCTTGAGTCGTGCCTTGGAGTCGCAGGATCAGGAGCAACGATTTCTGCCCACTCGTGTCAATTGGGTGGTGCAAAGTGGTGCCGTTGACTTTCTGCACTTGATGTTGGTGAGCATGCGTTGGCTGCTCGGACCTCACGCGCGTTTCTGTTTGAGTTTTCACGACGAACTGCGCTATCTAGTCAAGGATGATGTAGCTCCGAAAGCCGCGCTGGCCATGCACATTACCAATTTGCTGACACGCTCCTTTTGTGCCTCTCGCATTGGACTCACCGATCTGCCCATGTCCGTTGCCTTTTTCTCGTCCGTCGAAGTGGACACCGTACTGCGCAAAGAGTGCACCATGGACTGTCAGACGCCCTCAAATCCACATGGCCTTAAAATTGGCTACGGCATTGCGCCCGGTCAGAGTCTTAGCATAAGCGAGGCCATCGAGAAGGCAGGAGGTTCTGATGTCAGTCAATGGGAGTGGCTCAAAGAAGAGTCAAATAAAACGAAGAACTGAGAAGtagtttgttatttgtttgttaagaTTTGGTACAATTAATTGCTAAAATGTAAACATGTGGACTCAATCGATTGTGAAAGACTATaagttttcaatatatatattgtatataagtatttaaaagtGTTAGTGCACTTTGTAATGAAATACTTTGTATGCTGCTTACGAGTGTGATTAATTATCTTGCTTTCTCTCGAAGcgtttcagttgcagttgaaataATTTGTTCTGAAATTTTCAGGAAATGATTGCATTTGaagttttgaaatatatttcctaacttcaatgaattttgtttttatactttgtagtcatatttaatattgaaaagtactatattaatttggtaattCATTTGATGATAAAGAAATCCAATTGGCTTATAATAGCAGTGTATGGCTATTGTCAACAAATATTCGCAATCGAAGTCTTTGAGGTGGTATGCAAAAAACTTAATAGACCCTCGAGGTTTTAAGTCTAAGTCTTTTTACAACTGAAGAAAGGAATATaatctttatatataattataataaagagTCTGTGATCTTCCACTTAACAGAACGAAagaattgcataaaatatcCTGCTTCAACAATAAAACAGCTGGTTAATTAATCTATAcaatctaaatatttattattgtatcaccttaaaatacttaaatttgcATTACGATGTATTGTGATGATCGCGATAAGTTAATACCGGTTACAATTCCATTGTATGCTATGTACATCATATGCCTAAGAAGAATGTTCTTAATACATCAAAAAGTCGCCTTCGAACAGCGATGCAGCACTACAATTTTTGTCCCAGGGTTTCGATCTCGTTGAGGAAATAGAGCATATCGGATTCATCGAGGCAGGAGTTCTGCAGCACCAGACGGAAGAAGTTGGGCAGCTTGCGCAGCGGCTGATATGTGATCATCATCGAGCCCTTCTTAATCATCGCCTCCTTGATCTTGGGCGCCACCTTATGC
This window of the Drosophila albomicans strain 15112-1751.03 chromosome 2L, ASM965048v2, whole genome shotgun sequence genome carries:
- the LOC117565833 gene encoding origin recognition complex subunit 5 isoform X1, coding for MEQICAALEPQFPCREIAITTLGELIGDCEEAYPPVIYVFGHSGTGKTTLINSFLKQCQKQQKVRIAQLNAIECYTTKIMIENVLDSLAVQQSPADNMLEFVEQLRCLHTAETHGFLIAIDNAERLRDMDANVLPVLMRLQQITSLNVCVLLLSQLPFEKYYNKTGLSEIITLHLGQYNKAETLRILSTDFDQVRQQLLQQQSQEQQQQQRLDICEAAMTPDFYNNYLNLFLSVFYKACRDVPELRLTARKCFGIYMEPVLDGSVECTDVSRLWRHIAGPLRAALTQIYMRIEKPLLGETVMEDQSVRKLAQSLELPYYGKYLLIAAFLASHNSAKQDKRLFVKHHGKQRKRMQTVNARAKNAEKMSTTLGPKSFSIDRLLAIFYAILDEKVGLTCNLLSQISTLVHLKLLSFVSGEQNIMDGSAKLQCTVGLEFVLYIGKVVGFNVRQYLCDFM
- the LOC117565834 gene encoding actin-related protein 2/3 complex subunit 1A-B, which translates into the protein MAEKYTFGTSLASITCHAWNKDRTQIALSPNNHEIHIYRRDGSSWKLTDVLNQHDLRVMGIDWAKNTNRIVSCAADRNAYVWTQGDDGKWKPTLVLLRINRAATCVKWSPAENKFAVGSGARLISVCYFESENDWWVSKHIKKPIRSTVTSLDWHPNNVLLVAGSTDYKVRVFSAFIKDIEEPPSPTPWGNRKPLGQLMAEFRNSLTSGGGWINNVSFSSDGNKVCWVGHDSCVSIADATNGNAVIRCRTGYLPFLSCEWVSPTSVVVAGYSCVPLLYSLTSDNKLVLSGKLDKSQKREASGITAMSIFQSMDRNMRTENTDTAVDSIHQNAITSMRLYAGEKDSASKVSTSGVDGQLVIWNVEQGGINGGMRNLQI
- the LOC117563683 gene encoding DNA polymerase subunit gamma-1, mitochondrial, with protein sequence MRLLRCYATKVGRDHYASSSTKVFRKLPSKNNKPKPKPKHAQQADEEYAENLVKVQMISQNLHRQIFPQALRQYSDVQKAAANLYNAELKRHGIDVASTSCMPDVQLKLPQLRGPNIEQHFHAIAKEQVQPYEALLHPLVACNELPAKPKRWAFYAGWTAYDPTDGSATPVQKPLEHGLVFDVEVCVREGSTPVLATAVSTKRWYCWVSPRLTKHRLNVQSMDPIDVDHNNERPHYSLDELISLGRDEPSLIVGHNVSYDRARLREQYLIEDTGTRFVDTMSLHMCVSGVTSYQRAMLKSKKEPAVEDLEWLEQSSLNSLVDVHRLYCGGDELSKEPRNIFVEGSLDQVRQHFQSLVNYCAGDVEATHRVLRVLYPLYAERFPHPVTLAGMLEMGSAYLPVNSNWERYIRDAQLTYEDLSIEAKYHLGRRAEEACALLHDEEYRQHLWLWDEDWSIQTLKLKQPPKRKPLPSVELQHRDLSTNQRQLQQKFQHLYDQRALLPARRPLLPGYPQWYRKLCRKPPSVYSEDEPLANEEEELWTPGASEISTGMQIAPKLLSLCWEGYPLHYKREHGWGFLVPFRSDSISAHTKLPMDQLLERCAIPEFARQFASEEHSELAMDMLPQQIDEQLGKRQHYKKISQRQQRLEENYKGSGVWCNQVLDDICFFLKLPHKNGPSFRVGNPLSKDFLNKFSEHALSSGDPTCQGASRVIEIARMMSYWRNNRDRILNQMVVWLQPEELPTALASHAQRIAYGAICPQVVVAGTLTRRAMESTWMTASNSRANRIGSELRAMVQAPPGYKLVGADVDSQELWIASVLGDSYAHGEHGATPLGWMTLSGSKANGSDMHSITAKVVGISRDQAKVINYARIYGAGQQFAETLLQQFNPSLSASEAKAKAMKMFAATKGKRVYRLREEFHDELDDRAYSSYEANRLAMQRQRSIGEVFHRPNWQGGTESAMFNRLEEIATRKQPETPFLGCRLSRALESQDQEQRFLPTRVNWVVQSGAVDFLHLMLVSMRWLLGPHARFCLSFHDELRYLVKDDVAPKAALAMHITNLLTRSFCASRIGLTDLPMSVAFFSSVEVDTVLRKECTMDCQTPSNPHGLKIGYGIAPGQSLSISEAIEKAGGSDVSQWEWLKEESNKTKN
- the LOC117565833 gene encoding origin recognition complex subunit 5 isoform X2, with product MEQICAALEPQFPCREIAITTLGELIGDCEEAYPPVIYVFGHSGTGKTTLINSFLKQCQKQQKVRIAQLNAIECYTTKIMIENVLDSLAVQQSPADNMLEFVEQLRCLHTAETHGFLIAIDNAERLRDMDANVLPVLMRLQQITSLNVCVLLLSQLPFEKYYNKTGLSEIITLHLGQYNKAETLRILSTDFDQVRQQLLQQQSQEQQQQQRLDISSSTRLAVMCLNYV